The Methanoculleus horonobensis genomic interval CATGCCCGGCAGCCTGCCCCTCTACGATGGCAACACCAGAAATGAGGCGATCTACTACCTCCCGCCAGGCTGGGACCCCGTGGTCGAGCGCGACATCGATGGCGACCGTGCGGAGACGACCGAGATCGAGAGCAGGGACACCCGGTTCGGGAGCGTGCAGGCCTGCCGCCGGGTGGCGAGGACGGTCTTCCTTGGCAGTGCCCCGGGCACCCCAAACCGCATGATGCAGGGGATCGAGCAGGAACGGGTTCTCCTAGGGAGCGTCCAGCCCGGCCAGCAGACAAGCGTCTACCGCGACGCCCTCCACCGCCTCTCCGACCGCCTCTACTACCTGAACAGTACGGAGAACCGCTACTGGTTCGACACCCGCCCCAACCTTCGGCGCGAGATGGAAGAGCGGAAAAAGCGCTTCGATGAAAAAGAAGACGTCCTCCCGGCGATCGCGGAGGGCGTGAAGAAGGCCGTCACGAAAGGGATCTTCGATGGCATCCATACCTTCACCCAAAGCGGCGATATCCCCGACGACTCCGCCCTCCGCCTGATCGTTCTCCCGCCCCATGCCCACTACGGGAAGCGCGAAGTCCAGATGGCGACGGTCTGTGCCACCGAATACCTCAAACGTCGGGGCGACCAGCCCCGTCACCGGCAGAACCGCCTCATCTTCCTCGCCGCCGACGCCGATAACGTGCGCCTCCTCACCGATCATGTCCGCTCAATGCTTGCGTGGGAATCGATCGTCTGGGACTATAAGGACAAGCGGATCGTGCTCGACAACCTGATGGGAGATAACGCAGCGAACAGCCTCGAAATCGCCCGGCGGACAGTGGCAAGGACGATCCGGGAGACCTACCGCTGGCTGCTCGTGCCGGTGCAGGAGTTCGAGGGCGGCCGGGTCTCGCCCGAGGTCGCGTGGGAGGACTACAGCATCAACCCGGGTGCCGAACGGCCGGTCGAGGAGATCGAGCGCGTTCTTAAAGAGAACGAGGCCCTGATCACCGAGTGGGCGCCGATCCATCTTGCAAACCAACTCAAACGCTGGTCCTGGACGGACGAGACTTCCGACATGAAGGCGGGCGATTTCTGGGAGAACACCTGTCGCTACCTCTATCTCCCCCGTCTCCTGAACCGGGACGTCCTGAAGCGGACGATTGAGGCCGGGGCTGACACAAAGGACTACTTCGGGCTCGCGGCAGGGAAAGACGGCGAGAAGTACATCGACTTCACCTTCGGGAAAGGCAGGCGCTCGATCGTCGTCGACGACTCCCTCCTCCTGATCGAGCCCACCGCCGCAACGGCATACGAAGAGAGCATCAGGCCGCCCGAGACTTCCGATACGCTCTCTCCGGTCGATCCGTCATCCGATGGTAGTGAAGCCCCAGACGGAAGTGGTGTCGTGACGGTCGGCCCATCTTCCGGCGGGATGGCACCCAAACCGCCAGGCGCCCAACCCGTAAAGACCCGGTTTTACGGGCGCGTGGAAGTCGATCCGATCACGGCAAAGATGACCTTCAGTCAGATCGTGGACGAGGTGGTCGCGCAGTTCACCTCGCGGCCGGGTACAGCCGTCGCGATCAAGATCGAGATCAGCGCGGTGGACACGAAGGGGTTCGATGAGAACCTGCAACGGGCAGTCCGAG includes:
- a CDS encoding ATP-binding protein; this translates as MTSLRPWREIAVPHEDVLKGTFQQAEFAADLSRVHKGTASPEYRDPALFFKRTYITEGMRLLLDSVVKRITGQGGDPVIQLQTAFGGGKTHTMLAVYHLARGAVPVADLQGIPPILDAAGVIDLPKARVVVIDGTKLSPNMPETRGNVRVRTMWGDLAWQLGGEEAYERIREADESGTSPGKETLAALIAQYSPCVILIDELVAYIRQFDEKTRLAGGTYDSNITFMQALTEALKAVPTAVLLASLPESDQEAGSQRGVNALRTLEHYFARVQALWKPVAAEEAFEIVRRRLFADITNTTAVESVCRSFAELYIASGAEFPRETQESRYYQRLFKAYPIHPEIFDRLYEDWSSLENFQRTRGVLKLMAKVIHRLWKDGNNDYLIMPGSLPLYDGNTRNEAIYYLPPGWDPVVERDIDGDRAETTEIESRDTRFGSVQACRRVARTVFLGSAPGTPNRMMQGIEQERVLLGSVQPGQQTSVYRDALHRLSDRLYYLNSTENRYWFDTRPNLRREMEERKKRFDEKEDVLPAIAEGVKKAVTKGIFDGIHTFTQSGDIPDDSALRLIVLPPHAHYGKREVQMATVCATEYLKRRGDQPRHRQNRLIFLAADADNVRLLTDHVRSMLAWESIVWDYKDKRIVLDNLMGDNAANSLEIARRTVARTIRETYRWLLVPVQEFEGGRVSPEVAWEDYSINPGAERPVEEIERVLKENEALITEWAPIHLANQLKRWSWTDETSDMKAGDFWENTCRYLYLPRLLNRDVLKRTIEAGADTKDYFGLAAGKDGEKYIDFTFGKGRRSIVVDDSLLLIEPTAATAYEESIRPPETSDTLSPVDPSSDGSEAPDGSGVVTVGPSSGGMAPKPPGAQPVKTRFYGRVEVDPITAKMTFSQIVDEVVAQFTSRPGTAVAIKIEISAVDTKGFDENLQRAVRENGTLLKFKSAEFEME